ACTGGTAGCAGCCATGGGAAATCACCCAGAAAAATGCTACCATTCTAGAGAAGACTTTGGCTCTTGGTCCAAAATACACCCCTGGCATCACATTCCACTGAAGGCAACGGAGTTACACCAGACACAGGTTTAGCCCAATGTTTTTGCATCCATAGTCAAGAGGAGGATGCCTTCTGCCCTTGTCTGCCctcttcatttgcaaatgtggtGCCCGATCCAAAGCCCAGCCAAGTCAAGGAGAGGCTTCCCACTGATCTGTGCGGACATTGGTTCAGGGCCTCTAGACTTTGGCAACCTATTGTGATGAGTCTCAGGGCTGCCAATCAGAAGCCTGACTCATGGGGAGCTGAGAAAGGACCAGTATAACCTAGtgtagtgttctgtcccatctagtggcaccgagtcCACTTAGAGTTAAATGGGTCTGCTAGAGTCTTAGCTCagggccatatggcttttagctcatgcaatagaGGCTCCTACAtttagcttcagaggtcccaggtttgatcctggaTGGCTTCACATCAGGACAACCCAATCCAAGAGCACAGAACTTGGGAGAAATGCACCAAAGTAACCACTGATGCTCCTGACCATGTTAAATAACTTgatcctttccctctccctctcagtgtCTCTTTGCCAAAATGATGCCTCGCTCTCGGGGCAGTTTGGGCAGTTTCAGAATGATCACAGCATAAAACACGTGTtattctccccccctcccaccacaaCCTTAAGTCAATTTCTGACCCAGACTAGCGCCAGCTGCTGATGGACGTTCCACCGCGGTGGGGAACAGGGCGCGCAGATATTGCGAAGTTCTTTGGAGAGTATCATTATTATTCCGCCCTTGAGAAGGACCCTGCCCCCCTTTAAGTGCCACCAGCGCTTGAAATGAAGCCTGGAAGTTTACTCATGGCAGAGAGCCACAGCGAAGAGCGAGAGGGGTCGCGCTCCTCCGCTTCGCTGGGGAGGACGCGACAGCGCAGCGGGGGTTCACTTACCGAAAGGCAGGACGAAGAAGAAAGGGAACCAGCAGAGGATGAAAACCCCCACGACGATGGCCAGGGTCTTGGCCGCTTTCTTCTCCCGGGAGAACTTCAGGAGGCGAACGGAAAGCGAGCTCCTGAAGTTGTGCCCTTTGCTCCTGGCGCTGGAAAGCGATTCCCCCGCCACGCTGCGGCAGTGGATCCGGAGCACCACTTCCATGGACTTGCCCCGCTCCTTCTTGACCCCCGCCTCCAGGCTCCTGGTGGTCCGCCGGGCCACCACGTAGATCCTGAAGTACATCACCAGGATGACCATGAGGGGCAGGTAgaaggagaagagggaggagaagagggcaTAGCCCGGCTCCTGGGTGATGCTGCAGATGCTCTCGTCCGGGGGAGGCGGCTCCTtccatcccagcagaggccctatGGAGATGACCATGGAGGAGAGCCAGACCACCCCCAGGATGACCACCGCCTTCTTCTCGGTCATGATGGTGGGGTACTTGAGGGAGTACTTGACCCCGATGTACCTGTCCACCGAGATGATGCACAGGCTCATGATGGAGGCGGAGCAGCACAGGACATCCACCGCCGCCCAGATGTCGCAGAAGATGCGCCCGAAAGCCCACGAGCCCAGCACCTCCAGGGTGGCCGAGAAGGGCAGCACGGTGGTGCTGAGCAGCAGGTCCGCGATGGCCAGGTTGACGATGAAGTAGTTGGTGACCGTCTGCAGGTGCCGGTTGCAGGCCACCGAGAGGATGACCAGGATGTTGCCCACGATGGCCGACAGGATGAAGAGGGCCAGGAAGACCCCCACGCCCACCGCCTGGAGATCCAGGGCCAAAGGCAGGGAGGTGCCATTGGTCTCTGCgtcctcccccagcagcccccactccctccaggaCCGGTTAGCGCTGCCTTGTCCCGTCCGGTTCCAATTCAAGCTGGCATTGATCAGATCAGGGAAAGTCATTTTAAAAGGGTCCGGGCTCCATGGAGGATGGCTCCACTGTGGAAGGGACGCCGGGCATGCTCCCCCCCCAATCTTCTCTTGCACAGCAAAGAGTTTCTTCCTCCTCCACTCACCCCCAGTCAAGTCCCCAGCCAGGAGGTTGTGTTTCAGCCACCCCCCGcttccagcccaccccacacaggcAAGTCTCCCGGGAAGCGATGGGGGGagcaaaaggaaaggaagagcatGGGGTACCCTTTGCTCGCCTTCATCCAAGAAGATGCCTCGGCTGAGGATGCAGGAGTTGGCCGGAGGGATGCAACAAGAGACTGCTTGCAAATTTCACGtccatcctcccctcccttccctgtccaGGATGCAGAAAGGAAAATCCAACTCTAAGGCGGAGGGAGGGGCGGAAAGTACCAGCTCCTCGGATGCTCAAACTTTGCATTCAGTGGATGGCACGGctgagagagagcgagcgagatCTGTGCCTCGCTTCCCGGGGTGGTGGCAACCTCAGTTCTCCAAACTCCTCCTAACGCTTCTGTTGCATTCCCCTGCTGATCGGGGCGGGCGGGATGCTGGGGgagcagaaggaagaggagggagttGTTACTTTGGAAAGAAAAGGAATCCCAGAGCCTGGCATCTACGAGGATCCATTCCAGCTCCACGCCAGGAGGATGCAAAAAGCTCCTTCTCTGCAGGGCAAGCGTTGGGGGAAGGAGCCACTCCGGAGCATTTTTAAAGACAGAGGCAACCACGCGGCTAAATATACACCGCTACCCCTGCTGCAGGGGCACCGAGTCGACGCGCAGCGCTTCCCGAGGCAGCAGCGAGGCCTCTGTCCAACGCTAGGGGGCAGCAAATGGCTGGAATCCTCTGCGGCCAGAGCCACGTGGGCTCAGACTCCAGAGGAGGGAGTCATAGGATCGAGCCCAGCGCCAGGCTCCTGCAGGGGCTTGCCTCCCGGGGCCTGACCCAGTCTCCCTAGGCACAAGTGGTGCCCGTGGTCCAGAGCCCCTTTGGGCGAACACCCCACCCCCCGGGGGGAGGGCTGCTGACGCAGGCTTGGCGTggcttctgccccctcctgctgctccccttcctgccccaagcATCGCTGCCTCAATCCAGCAGCCCCCTCCGCCAGGCAACCCCCTAACCCCCCTACCTGGTATAGCCAGCACTGCCGCCTCTCCAAACCGCCCCCTGCTTctctcatcccctccccatcctgccgggagctcccagccgccccatcctcctctccctgcacctccAGGTACTGTCCAGCCTTCCTTTAGCCAACCCCCCAGGagcgccctccctccccctgcagccaggtgctGGAGCGCCAGCCTACGTAGGCAGCGTTGCCTTCAAAGATCAAACCCCCCAAAGTacagggcaggagaaaggcaCTTGGGCAGGGATATTGCGCGACCAGGGCATCGCCCCCGGTGCTGTTTGCAAGGCAGCTTGTGGTTAAAATGTCCAGGCATTGCTTGGGGGCTTGTTTATACAGTCACTTTCCCCACGGATAGACCCAAGCCCTGTTTCCAGTGATTTATTTCTAACGAGCCTTCTTCCCCTCCCGCCTCCATACATTATGGCAGGGCAGCGACCTGTAAGTTTCGCTGGGATGGTTCCGAAGCTAGTTCCTACTGTACACAGGAAATATTTGCTTTCAATTATGTTTATCTTGCATTTTAACAACTattctccccccaccgcccccgcCATGGCCGCAAACATTTGCAGCCAAGTGATTTAACTGCAGCCTGAGCAGAGGCTGCTGCTGATTCGTGTGATGAgcagaactggtcaaaaatgttGTGTATTTTTCtgaaggaaatgaaaaataaaacaaaataaaaaacaaacaaacacacacacacaacccccccccaaaccaACAATTCCTTCCCTttgaatggggtgtgtgtgtgtgtaagttttatttttgaaagggaGATTTTCATCCTCCTTCCTTTACGTTCcagctttttttccccaatgcaGAAGAAAGGGGGCAAGGGCAAAAACCTGACCCCCCTCAAACAtgcccaaactgatttttttatttaataatgtatttatttatttggtaagAACAAAACCTTTCAagcaaaatgacatttttctgttCTCGTCAAACAGTCATTTtcatgaaaagaaaatgtttcgaGGAAAACATTTCAACGGGCCCTATTTACTTCTGTTTCTTCCTGAGAAGCCAAGTTCAGCTTGCTGTCATCTTAGCCCAACAAATTTTGTAGCTATATCTGTACAGCTTTAGATAGATCTCACTATGTCTATCATTCTCGATAAATATATCGAATCTAATCTATGGGCACACACAGAGATGGAAAACTTACATTTCCCCACAGTTAAGGAGTAGTTGACTTTATGTAAAGCAgtatttaaatttcttttttaatgtgtAGACAGATTGCTTAATGCGCTACTGGACAGTGCTCTGGTACTATGGTGGTGAGTGTCCTATAAAAACCTGcatagaacagaatagaataaAATGTTGCTCACAATCAGAATAACACTAAATCTTTACCCtaaaagtatttaattttctggatttgggggccCTGAGCTACAAAGGTATGGacattaggaacctaaatacctttgtggatctgggccttggtgCTTGTTGTTATACAGAGTTGCAGTGGTTAAACTGAAtgtttgatttaaaacaaatttagttaaactggtgcgaATGGCTGTGTGGCCACTTATTTCAATTTAAACCAGGATTATGTGGTTTTATTGAAATTGATTAGCTAAAGCTTTGAGCTAAAACCGAATAAACAACTCTTTAGCAGAGAAAAGAGTGTCCACATTGGGTTTTG
This sequence is a window from Gopherus evgoodei ecotype Sinaloan lineage chromosome 5, rGopEvg1_v1.p, whole genome shotgun sequence. Protein-coding genes within it:
- the ADRA1D gene encoding alpha-1D adrenergic receptor, which translates into the protein MTFPDLINASLNWNRTGQGSANRSWREWGLLGEDAETNGTSLPLALDLQAVGVGVFLALFILSAIVGNILVILSVACNRHLQTVTNYFIVNLAIADLLLSTTVLPFSATLEVLGSWAFGRIFCDIWAAVDVLCCSASIMSLCIISVDRYIGVKYSLKYPTIMTEKKAVVILGVVWLSSMVISIGPLLGWKEPPPPDESICSITQEPGYALFSSLFSFYLPLMVILVMYFRIYVVARRTTRSLEAGVKKERGKSMEVVLRIHCRSVAGESLSSARSKGHNFRSSLSVRLLKFSREKKAAKTLAIVVGVFILCWFPFFFVLPFGSFFPSLKPSDMVFKIIFWLGYFNSCVNPIIYPCSSKEFKRAFIRLLKCQCRRHRRPIWRVYDNHWRAASMSSSGRDSDMDMGPRIATLNSSFILNSTPQERTPKRRTLSFKGWKMVTAFQKPSSTQLKEKMNSLSNKIRGSSKGGVTAAYKMEVESVSIGIPNDFMEAIDYQMYDLPDCCGLRETDI